From one Staphylococcus kloosii genomic stretch:
- the gpG gene encoding phage tail assembly chaperone G, protein MANKYVELQNEKGETKRYQQAPFIKGSVARKGMRIGKKAQKLEHPENLPEDFEDQFFDELYSFVANDLYAGQFTPEEFEDGIDVHEVVNVAMKQLTSVMGVDEGKTAKKK, encoded by the coding sequence ATGGCTAATAAATATGTAGAATTACAAAACGAAAAAGGCGAAACAAAAAGATACCAACAAGCACCATTCATTAAAGGTAGTGTGGCACGTAAAGGTATGCGTATTGGTAAGAAAGCACAAAAATTAGAACATCCAGAAAATTTACCAGAAGACTTTGAAGACCAATTCTTTGATGAATTATATAGCTTCGTAGCAAATGATTTATATGCAGGTCAATTTACACCAGAAGAATTTGAAGATGGTATTGATGTGCATGAAGTTGTTAACGTTGCAATGAAACAATTAACAAGTGTTATGGGTGTTGACGAGGGAAAGACAGCGAAGAAGAAATAG
- a CDS encoding major tail protein, translating to MGKYNAATGLGKMYYTVLKEQDGVLTPGEIKDVDYVQELEIEFGEDLEKAYGSNKVAEIAKSAGETSLNLTFHKLPIDVQKDILGLVSHSEKEDVYGFSNGGGIDYVAVAIPRTMEDGSMEWFGLSQGVFTRPKKEGKTKEDKVEFGSDEIEGQFMERQIPGFEDAQSVIMAYEPKGVNEGRDTVFKSIFGKTLSTNEDQGQTSGAVTAPQA from the coding sequence ATGGGTAAATATAATGCTGCTACTGGCTTAGGCAAAATGTATTACACAGTATTAAAAGAACAAGACGGCGTATTAACACCAGGTGAAATTAAAGATGTTGATTACGTTCAAGAATTAGAAATTGAGTTTGGTGAAGATTTAGAAAAAGCATACGGTTCAAATAAAGTAGCTGAAATTGCAAAATCAGCTGGTGAAACATCATTAAACTTAACATTCCACAAGTTACCTATCGATGTTCAAAAAGACATTTTAGGTTTAGTATCACATTCTGAAAAAGAAGATGTGTACGGATTTAGTAATGGTGGAGGCATTGACTACGTTGCTGTTGCGATTCCACGTACGATGGAAGATGGATCTATGGAATGGTTTGGACTTTCACAAGGCGTATTCACTCGACCTAAAAAAGAAGGTAAAACAAAAGAAGATAAAGTGGAATTCGGTTCAGATGAAATCGAAGGACAATTCATGGAACGTCAAATCCCTGGCTTTGAGGACGCTCAATCAGTAATTATGGCTTACGAGCCTAAAGGGGTAAATGAAGGTCGTGACACAGTATTCAAATCAATCTTTGGTAAAACACTAAGCACTAATGAAGACCAAGGACAAACTTCAGGCGCTGTGACTGCACCACAAGCATAA
- a CDS encoding phage head-tail adapter protein, whose product MMAQTRRQFITGGEMRTPVKFYKANTDDEFMPGESVSELYYQCFANVYPPSEKDLNVTDNQASITMVTWFPVGLEITNDMYFEIDLPRYKHKQYNISLVEDDTDNHYNIKIVGELAG is encoded by the coding sequence ATGATGGCGCAAACACGTAGGCAATTTATAACAGGTGGCGAAATGCGTACACCTGTTAAATTTTATAAAGCAAATACTGACGATGAGTTTATGCCAGGTGAATCTGTGAGCGAACTTTATTATCAATGTTTTGCGAATGTCTATCCACCATCTGAAAAAGACCTCAACGTTACAGATAACCAAGCAAGCATTACGATGGTTACTTGGTTTCCTGTTGGTTTAGAGATTACGAATGATATGTATTTTGAAATTGATTTACCACGATACAAGCATAAGCAATATAATATCTCACTTGTGGAAGATGATACGGATAATCACTATAATATAAAAATTGTTGGAGAGTTAGCAGGATGA